A window of the Henckelia pumila isolate YLH828 chromosome 3, ASM3356847v2, whole genome shotgun sequence genome harbors these coding sequences:
- the LOC140891685 gene encoding cyclic dof factor 2-like: MSEVKDPKIKLFGKTIDLLEPAGEAVAVLPPSMTGGGASADSCDAGDMENTIQDPPCSSNSVLEDGRLERDAEEQESQKKVSCPNRASAKEEDQSQPSMLEESKDCNSTPPINEDSPEDTGTEKTSKTEDDQGETSNSHEKTLKKPDKILPCPRCNSMDTKFCYFNNYNVNQPRHFCKNCQRYWTAGGTMRNVPIGAGRRKNKNAISQFRHLTVQEALQSARVELPNGIHHPSLNPNGTVLAFNSDTPLCESMASVLNIAEKTIIKGSRNGFHNPEELQSSPSHEISANGEDHSSGTSASLNNGVSKNVFPEELMPNHHVVPQLPCYPGAPWPYPWNAVPWSTPLSPPTFGAATFPLPFCPTLPPYWGCAVPGTWNIPWVMTPAASQNQTPPSSGPNSLTLGKHSRDDNTILKPANGRSEWGASKDGDSDKNLWVPKSLRIDDMGEAAKSSMWETLGIKNDGTDSFSGRGLFKAFQCRSSDGEKPHMAETSTVLQANPAALSRSLSFHESS; encoded by the exons atgtctGAAGTTAAAGACCCCAAGATAAAGCTCTTTGGGAAGACTATTGATTTGCTAGAACCTGCTGGGGAGGCGGTGGCGGTGCTGCCACCGTCCATGACAGGTGGAGGGGCCTCAGCTGACTCTTGTGATGCCGGCGATATGGAGAACACAATCCAAGATCCTCCGTGTTCATCAAATTCTGTACTTGAAGATGGGAGGCTCGAAAGAGATGCAGAGGAGCAAGAATCTCAGAAA AAGGTATCATGTCCAAACCGAGCCAGTGCCAAAGAGGAAGACCAGAGCCAACCTTCGATGCTGGAGGAATCAAAAGATTGTAACTCAACTCCACCGATAAACGAGGATTCACCCGAGGATACTGGAACTGAGAAAACCTCGAAAACCGAGGATGACCAAGGTGAGACGAGCAACTCGCATGAGAAAACCCTGAAGAAGCCAGACAAGATACTTCCCTGCCCACGGTGTAATAGCATGGACACAAAGTTCTGTTATTTTAACAATTACAACGTTAATCAGCCCAGGCATTTCTGCAAGAACTGCCAGAGATACTGGACCGCTGGTGGGACGATGAGGAATGTACCTATAGGCGCTGGACGTCGAAAAAACAAGAACGCCATTTCTCAATTTCGTCATTTAACTGTCCAAGAAGCTCTTCAGAGTGCCAGAGTAGAGCTTCCAAATGGGATTCACCACCCATCTTTGAACCCTAATGGCACTGTCCTTGCTTTCAACTCAGATACACCCCTCTGTGAATCAATGGCATCGGTTTTAAACATCGCCGAGAAAACGATTATAAAAGGATCAAGAAACGGGTTTCACAATCCAGAAGAACTACAAAGTTCACCTTCTCATGAAATTTCAGCCAATGGTGAGGATCATTCTTCTGGAACTTCTGCAAGTTTAAACAATGGGGTAAGCAAAAACGTATTTCCGGAGGAATTAATGCCGAATCACCACGTGGTTCCTCAGTTGCCTTGCTATCCTGGGGCCCCTTGGCCTTACCCTTGGAACGCAGTTCCATGGAGCACTCCTTTAtctccaccaacttttggcgcTGCTACCTTTCCTCTGCCGTTCTGTCCTACACTACCACCATATTGGGGATGTGCTGTACCCGGCACTTGGAACATCCCTTGGGTAATGACACCTGCTGCTTCGCAAAACCAGACGCCACCAAGTTCGGGTCCTAATTCACTGACTCTAGGGAAGCATTCAAGGGATGACAATACCATTTTGAAACCAGCCAACGGGAGGTCAGAGTGGGGAGCCTCAAAAGATGGTGATTCCGATAAGAATCTTTGGGTGCCAAAATCACTTCGTATTGATGACATGGGAGAAGCAGCTAAGAGTTCCATGTGGGAAACACTGGGTATAAAGAACGATGGAACAGATTCTTTCAGTGGACGTGGTCTTTTCAAGGCATTCCAGTGCCGATCCAGTGATGGTGAGAAACCTCACATGGCGGAAACCTCCACAGTGTTACAAGCCAATCCAGCAGCGCTATCTAGGTCCTTGAGCTTCCACGAGAGCTCGTAA
- the LOC140891237 gene encoding defective in cullin neddylation protein AAR3 isoform X2: MDSILPTSFDIFEIYRQYCDITSGMPSAVGDCCMPDEEPQKMRFIREALSQLLEVVESKSNTRVTIIEEAYKLMLGIGLMADLSDFSRFYDFVFFICRENGQKNITVSRAVMAWRLVLAGRFRLLDQWCNFIEENQRHNISEDTWRQVLAFSRCVHENLEGYDPEGAWPVLIDDFVEHMYRIRGSVEIPKVSWDCGGLEPQPSEDSLTGLKNLPGSKRKSCDNLQMEMDISEGHASHICTTNSKRRHIYFDKSVMLGQNQLLKAAYTFNEMDKHKKNSVGCTKSLNAVEGSLSKGFARLLSGHSAR, encoded by the exons ATGGACTCCATCTTGCCAACTTCTTTCGACATCTTTGAAATCTACCGCCAATATTGCG ATATCACATCGGGGATGCCTTCTGCAGTTGGTGATTGTTGTATGCCTGATGAAGAGCCGCAGAAAATGAGATTCATCAGAGAGGCACTATCACAGTTATTGGAAGTGGTGGAGTCCAAATCGAATACGAG AGTTACAATTATTGAGGAAGCCTACAAGCTGATGTTGGGAATAGGCTTGATG GCAGATTTATCAGATTTCTCACGCTTCTATGACTTTGTTTTCTTCATTTGCCGAGAAAACGGTCAGAAGAACATCA CTGTAAGCAGAGCTGTTATGGCTTGGCGATTAGTTTTAGCTGGAAGGTTTCGACTTCTGGATCAATGGTGCAATTTCATTGAG GAAAATCAGCGGCATAACATATCAGAGGATACATGGCGACAAGTTCTTGCCTTCAGTCGTTGTGTGCATGAAAACCTTGAAGGGTACGATCCTGAAG GAGCTTGGCCTGTCTTAATTGATGACTTCGTTGAGCACATGTACAG GATCAGGGGATCGGTAGAAATTCCAAAAGTATCCTGGGATTGTGGTGGCTTAGAACCCCAACCAAGTGAAGACTCTCTCACAG GATTGAAGAACCTGCCTGGCTCAAAGAGAAAGTCCTGCGACAACTTGCAGATGGAAATGGACATTTCCGAGGGGCATGCGAGCCATATCTGTACCACAAATTCTAAGAGGAGGCATATTTATTTTGACAAGTCTGTTATGTTGGGGCAGAATCAGCTCTTGAAAGCTGCATACACTTTCAACGAAATGGACAAACACAAAAAGAATTCCGTTGGGTGCACAAAATCTCTTAACGCCGTCGAAGGCTCCCTGTCAAAGGGTTTTGCCAGGCTTTTGTCTGGccattctgcgagatga
- the LOC140891237 gene encoding defective in cullin neddylation protein AAR3 isoform X1, which translates to MDSILPTSFDIFEIYRQYCDITSGMPSAVGDCCMPDEEPQKMRFIREALSQLLEVVESKSNTRVTIIEEAYKLMLGIGLMADLSDFSRFYDFVFFICRENGQKNITVSRAVMAWRLVLAGRFRLLDQWCNFIEENQRHNISEDTWRQVLAFSRCVHENLEGYDPEGAWPVLIDDFVEHMYRIRGSVEIPKVSWDCGGLEPQPSEDSLTVGLKNLPGSKRKSCDNLQMEMDISEGHASHICTTNSKRRHIYFDKSVMLGQNQLLKAAYTFNEMDKHKKNSVGCTKSLNAVEGSLSKGFARLLSGHSAR; encoded by the exons ATGGACTCCATCTTGCCAACTTCTTTCGACATCTTTGAAATCTACCGCCAATATTGCG ATATCACATCGGGGATGCCTTCTGCAGTTGGTGATTGTTGTATGCCTGATGAAGAGCCGCAGAAAATGAGATTCATCAGAGAGGCACTATCACAGTTATTGGAAGTGGTGGAGTCCAAATCGAATACGAG AGTTACAATTATTGAGGAAGCCTACAAGCTGATGTTGGGAATAGGCTTGATG GCAGATTTATCAGATTTCTCACGCTTCTATGACTTTGTTTTCTTCATTTGCCGAGAAAACGGTCAGAAGAACATCA CTGTAAGCAGAGCTGTTATGGCTTGGCGATTAGTTTTAGCTGGAAGGTTTCGACTTCTGGATCAATGGTGCAATTTCATTGAG GAAAATCAGCGGCATAACATATCAGAGGATACATGGCGACAAGTTCTTGCCTTCAGTCGTTGTGTGCATGAAAACCTTGAAGGGTACGATCCTGAAG GAGCTTGGCCTGTCTTAATTGATGACTTCGTTGAGCACATGTACAG GATCAGGGGATCGGTAGAAATTCCAAAAGTATCCTGGGATTGTGGTGGCTTAGAACCCCAACCAAGTGAAGACTCTCTCACAG TAGGATTGAAGAACCTGCCTGGCTCAAAGAGAAAGTCCTGCGACAACTTGCAGATGGAAATGGACATTTCCGAGGGGCATGCGAGCCATATCTGTACCACAAATTCTAAGAGGAGGCATATTTATTTTGACAAGTCTGTTATGTTGGGGCAGAATCAGCTCTTGAAAGCTGCATACACTTTCAACGAAATGGACAAACACAAAAAGAATTCCGTTGGGTGCACAAAATCTCTTAACGCCGTCGAAGGCTCCCTGTCAAAGGGTTTTGCCAGGCTTTTGTCTGGccattctgcgagatga